The sequence ACAGCGGACAAAATCTATAAAGAATGTGATGGCATTGAGTACGAGAGTTCTGCAACACGCGTGGATTTGCGCTTCGTACCTAACGACACTACTTTTGATGAAGACGAACCCACTGATGTGTGCACAGATTTGCCAGATACCAACAGCTATAAACCGCGACAATTCACAACAACAGCTTTGCAGCAGGCTAAGGTAGATCTGACATGGGATGAAACAGCTGTAGAAAGGCAGGAGTTGGGTGAAAAATTGGCTAGCGGAAAATTGAATGAAGTCAGTGATAAGGAACTGCGTAAAATGGTCGCATACAGTAGTGCGGACGATGATGACGATAGCGCAGAAGAAGATGAAATCGAGCAAGCAAATGGAAATGAGTTAAAAAAACACGAGTCAAAAAACGCGAATGATGAGCGTAAGGCTGAAAAACCAAAACGTAAAAAGGACGACATACTCAATAAATATAAGGCACTGTTAGCGGAAATCAACGAGAAGGAACAACAAAAGAAGAATAATAAATTTGATATGGAAATTAGTTGGAATGTAGAAGAGCAAAAAGACGACAAAGATAAGGAGCCGGATGAGTCCGACGATAacaagaaaccacaaaagttgaCGCCCATCGAAAAGGTGTTGCAAAAGCGCAGTGAGCGAAACAAGCAGCGCAAGGAAGAgcgtaagaagaagaaaatgcaaGCACGTGGTTTGGATCCCGATGCTGACAATTCCTCTGATTCCGATAGCATACCCGATGGTATCGATATGAACGATCCttattttgctgaagaatttgCTAGGGGTGATTTCATTGACACCAAAGCGAAAAAAAGTGATAAGCAAAATAATCATCAAAAGGCATTGGATAAGCAGCAGGctgcagaagaagaggaaaagcAAGCGAGAGAATTGCAACTTTTGTTGGACGATGATGATTTAGAGGAGCAGGGTAAGCAGCACTTTAGCTTGGAAAAGATTCTAAAATCTGAACAAGAAACAAAATCGAAACGAAAACGACGCAAACAATTGAAGAAATCGAAATCAACCATTGCTGACGAAACCAAACCGATAGAAGACAATTTCCAACTAAATGTGAATGATGAACGTTTCAAGGCAGTATACACATCGGCGAAATTCAATATCGATCCCACAGATTCGCATTTCAAGAAAACCAAAGCTATGGAGTTACTCATACAGGAGAAGCTAAAGCGACGCCACGGTGATGAAAGTTTAAAGAATGGTAATGATGCTGTGCTGCCGCAAGTCGAGGCAAAAAGGCCGAAAAAGCAATTGGAGAATACGCTGTTGGTGAAGAGTTTGAAGCGCAAAATACAACTGAAGCAgcagaaatgaaattttaactaTTGTAGTATATGCCAATTAGG comes from Anastrepha ludens isolate Willacy chromosome 3, idAnaLude1.1, whole genome shotgun sequence and encodes:
- the LOC128858811 gene encoding ESF1 homolog codes for the protein MAKDKPQKVDKVKKSENDKPTSSAAASSSGIWQDERFQHLVSDPRFRGIPKVQRKVKIDKRFQKMFTDDKFNVKYTVDKYGRRVNKTNAEDLRKYYELNSSDTETDEDEEKQHEPEHEEDDDEAQEELERRKELKAISRDDDASSEITPGEEKEGENDELDSDGENVPKTLRERLLDPDIDYARGEGRLITDSSSDEESSDEEDDLEANIDHIWGELDQEAETTDESTHRLAICNMDWDRIRAVDLMVLFSSFLPPGGSVLSVKIYPSEFGKERMREEDIHGPTELIGLGKEMNSAKIANKDRESDDELVEDQDSDAEEGDEYHMEKLRQYQLNRLRYYYAVAEFDSVATADKIYKECDGIEYESSATRVDLRFVPNDTTFDEDEPTDVCTDLPDTNSYKPRQFTTTALQQAKVDLTWDETAVERQELGEKLASGKLNEVSDKELRKMVAYSSADDDDDSAEEDEIEQANGNELKKHESKNANDERKAEKPKRKKDDILNKYKALLAEINEKEQQKKNNKFDMEISWNVEEQKDDKDKEPDESDDNKKPQKLTPIEKVLQKRSERNKQRKEERKKKKMQARGLDPDADNSSDSDSIPDGIDMNDPYFAEEFARGDFIDTKAKKSDKQNNHQKALDKQQAAEEEEKQARELQLLLDDDDLEEQGKQHFSLEKILKSEQETKSKRKRRKQLKKSKSTIADETKPIEDNFQLNVNDERFKAVYTSAKFNIDPTDSHFKKTKAMELLIQEKLKRRHGDESLKNGNDAVLPQVEAKRPKKQLENTLLVKSLKRKIQLKQQK